In a single window of the Rhizoctonia solani chromosome 16, complete sequence genome:
- a CDS encoding tyrosinase, producing MKFASILSLSSIIALAAAAKPVQKCSKLEVRKEWRTFSKAERKAWIGAVNCLNKKPRTGKLRLPVDTDSYSEAKFHIAPLNESSTYYDDLVYIHMNLNPIIHWTGLFLPWHRAYLHEWTNIIRKECGYNGVVPYWAWEKDSGDFLASPIWDNDKESGLGGFSDDASDDYTLHTGAFDIEIAYPVPHKLRRHLLPFPWGGANANISATSTFTPAEIQKLLNQPTGNFTLFQGYFEKTVGMHSAIHVMMGGDMGTLCPAGSEGTIYCPVQRTATFSANEPMFHLHHGNVDRLWWLWQEKSSANKYAFHGGSIQNTSSLNEFPNGQAPWLNKTAVLPGGGLWPDYTVEQTFDTRSWPWCYVYE from the exons ATGAAGTTCGCCAGTATTTTGAGCCTTTCTTCTATTATTGCCCTCGCCGCTGCGGCCAAACCGGTCCAGAAATGCTCCAAGCTCGAGGTGCGAAAGGAATGGCGCACTTTCAGCAAGGCCGAGCGGAAGGCATGGATTGGCGCTGTCAAT TGCTTGAACAAAAAGCCTCGTACTGGCAAGCTCCGGCTCCCGGTTGATACTGACAGTTATTCCGAAGCCAAGTTCCAT ATCGCCCCCCTTAATGAGAGCTCGACTTACTATGACGACTTGGTCTACAT ACACATGAACCTCAACC CCATTATTCATTGGACTGGCCTATTCCTCCCGTGGCACCG TGCTTACCTGCACGAATGGACTAACATCATTCGGAAGGAGTGCGGCTATAACGGTGTGGTACCAT ATTGGG CATGGGAGAAAG ATTCCGGTGATTTCTTGGCAAGCCCGATTTGGGACAATGATAAAGAATCTGGACTCGGAGGATTTAGCGACGATGCTAGCGA CGACTATACCCTCCATACTGGAGCATTTGATATCGAGATTGCGTATCCTGT CCCCCACAAGCTTCGTCGCCATCTCCTCCCCTTCCCTTGGGGTGGTGCCAACGCAAATATCTCGGCAACCTCGACTTTCACGCCTGCCGAAATCCAAAAGCTTCTAAATCAACCTACGGGCAACTTCACGCTGTTCCAGGGTTATTTCGAGAAAACTGTTGGCATGCATAGTGCTATTCATGTCATGATGGGAGG TGACATGGGCACACTTTGCCCTGCAGGATCTGAGGGAACTATCTACTGCCCCGTACAGAGAACTGCTACTTTCTCTGCAAACGAA CCAATGTTCCATCTTCACCATGGC AATGTTGACCGTCTCTGGTGGCTCTGGCAAGAGAAGAGCTCTGCAAACAAGTACGCTTTCCATGGTGGCTCGATTCAG AATACCTCTTCCTTGAACGAATTCCCTAACGGTCAAGCCCCGTGGTTAAATAAGACTGCTGTTCTTCCCGGCGGTG GATTGTGGCCCGATTACACCGTTGAGCAGACTTTCGACACTCGCAGCTGGCCTTGGTGCTACGTCTATGAGTAA
- a CDS encoding Retrovirus-related Pol polyprotein from transposon TNT 1-94 has translation MSPAAPDTKPNEETKLDEQIYYTMSNENTYLNKKTYEIPLLKDDGSNYTAWKFRQTTVLRMRKLLSIATGAEPAPVALTSEEAKDSIKVSQQAEKMAKWKQRDNEAFSQITLNMEDGVMNNIVDTTLANKAWTRIIKRWEGKGMQSLSFLYQQLMSTKIEEEEDLTTGFNSIKSTVSKIKTLGESISNFLLAQIIMNALPPSYAIVSTVIQTSMQQAAITSDAVCKAALREEERRQKGGGITAMFAQSSKGKSMTRKSARNNPKGKKKDLGPPCANCSKPGHTKQECWAKGGGAKGTGPRQRRQNSKQLKDKSNESQANTSKGNSAKVAVTDKSGNSSVGPKIYALTVSDKLSHNENAWLLDLGASRHMTPNWHWFYTYQTLTPPIQI, from the coding sequence atgagccccgccGCACCTGACACTAAACCCAACGAAGAGACCAAACTCGACGAACAAATATATTATACTATGTCAAACGAGAACACATATCTCAATAAAAAGACCTACGAAATTCCGTTGCTCAAGGACGATGGATCCAACTACACAGCATGGAAATTCAGGCAGACAACGGTCCTTCGCATGCGAAAGTTACTCAGCATCGCTACGGGAGCTGAACCAGCACCAGTCGCACTTACCAGCGAAGAAGCAAAAGACAGCATCAAAGTGTCCCAACAGGCCGAAAAAATGGCGAAATGGAAGCAGCGGGACAACGAGGCATTCTCGCAAATCACCCTCAATATGGAGGATGGTGTCATGAACAACATCGTCGAcacaacattggcaaacAAAGCCTGGACGCGGATTATCAAGCGCTGGGAAGGCAAGGGCATGCAATCGCTGTCCTTCCTATACCAACAATTAATGAGCACAAAaattgaggaagaagaggaccTTACCACCGGGTTCAATTCGATAAAATCAACAGTCTCAAAAATCAAGACACTTGGAGAGTCCATCAGCAATTTCCTACTTGCTCAGATAATCATGAATGCGCTCCCACCATCCTATGCAATTGTCAGCACCGTCATCCAGACATCTATGCAGCAGGCAGCCATCACATCCGATGCCGTATGCAAAGCCGCGTTACGAGAGGAAGAACGTCGGCAAAAAGGTGGAGGGATTACTGCAATGTTTGCGCAATCGTCAAAGGGCAAATCTATGACGAGAAAATCAGCAAGGAACAACCCAAaagggaagaagaaggacTTAGGTCCCCCTTGCGCCAACTGCTCAAAGCCCGGTCACACCAAGCAGGAATGCTGGGCAAAAGGCGGTGGAGCCAAAGGCACTGGTCCCCGGCAGAGACGgcagaactcaaagcagttGAAGGACAAGTCCAATGAGTCCCAAGCCAACACATCAAAAGGCAACTCCGCTAAGGTTGCCGTAACGGATAAATCAGGCAATTCCTCCGTAGGCCCCaagatatatgcgctcacCGTATCGGACAAATTGTCACATAACGAGAATGCCTGGCTACTTGATTTGGGTGCATCAAGACACATGACGCCAAATTGGCATTGGTTCTACACCTACCAGACGCTAACACCACCGATCCAAATTTGA
- a CDS encoding Retrovirus-related Pol polyprotein from transposon TNT 1-94, translating into MSVKELTQGGTDVLFRKSFGAILVGNQGNGPEIGFAKETSGQLYKVKCIVKHTEVNTYTAIVESKSINNRDNIDAGKFVAYAAGKIAHADLKTWHRRLGHVSYKYVLDMFWNGSVRGMDIVGKRSPPQSPCKPCLKGKHARAPFVPSQSTSSSVLQLMHSNLHGPAAVQGIGGI; encoded by the coding sequence ATGTCGGTCAAAGAACTCACCCAAGGAGGCACCGATGTGCTCTTCCGTAAATCATTTGGCGCAATTCTTGTAGGCAACCAAGGCAACGGGCCTGAAATAGGCTTTGCTAAAGAAACATCTGGTCAGCTATACAAAGTTAAATGCATTGTAAAACATACCGAGGTCAACACATACACGGCTATTGTTGAGTCCAAAAGCATCAACAACAGGGACAATATTGATGCAGGCAAATTTGTTGCATATGCCGCCGGGAAAATTGCACACGCAGACCTCAAGACCTGGCACAGACGATTGGGTCATGTCAGCTACAAGTACGTTCTTGACATGTTTTGGAACGGCTCAGTACGCGGAATGGACATTGTAGGAAAGCGCTCACCTCCACAATCTCCATGCAAACCTTGCCTCAAAGGCAAACATGCACGCGCACCATTTGTTCCATCACAATCCACCTCGTCCTCAGTCCTTCAACTTATGCATAGCAATCTCCATGGCCCAGCTGCAGTCCAAGGGATTGGCGGGATTTGA
- a CDS encoding Gag-Pol polyprotein/retrotransposon: MVEAFNTALAAPPTTFAKAMSCVDAQMWMGAMNKEYNSITKHGVGRQVEQPIGRNVVECKWVFGYKIGPNGKILRYKVRLVAKGYSQRPGIDFEDTSSPVANSDSTRTLLAKGTSEDYDIIQLDIKTAFLHGTIEEEIYMEQPEGFEDDPVKYVWRLEKALYGLKQAARAFYSRLREVLEQIGFTRCDSDHAVFHRRNKNNIAFIVAHVDDMLLIGKPRTFLEEIKSEMAKVFELVDLGEPKMFVGVSIHRDRDAGTLKISQERYIEEVLKRFDMNDCKPSDTPMAESPNLPKLDSPTVDRALYQRGIGSLMYAMVQTRPDIAYATGLLAQHSANPGHEHRNAFKRTLRYLKGTKDLGIVYKKSKGSELTGYVDADYAGDPNTSRSTTGWTFMIGGASIAWSSRKQPTISLSSTEAEYVAAASATRELIWLRQFLSELDLLPEGPTTLLTDNQSSMALAKNPINHQNTKHIRIKHHFIREMIELKEVDLQYIPTNEQVADILTKPLGRTKFPGFVADMGMS, translated from the coding sequence ATGGTAGAGGCATTTAACACTGCTCTAGCTGCTCCCCCAACAACCTTTGCCAAGGCGATGTCCTGCGTAGATGCTCAAATGTGGATGGGCGCTATGAACAAGGAGTACAACTCAATTACTAAGCACGGTGTGGGAAGACAAGTTGAGCAACCTATTGGAAGAAATGTGGTCGAATGCAAATGGGTTTTTGGGTACAAGATAGGTCCAAACGGCAAAATCCTACGGTATAAAGTCAGACTGGTTGCGAAAGGATACTCTCAGCGTCCAGGTATCGATTTTGAAGATACGTCCTCACCCGTTGCAAATTCCGACTCCACGCGTACACTCCTGGCCAAAGGTACGAGCGAAGATTACGACATAATTCAGCTCGATATCAAGACTGCCTTCTTACATGGCACAATCGAGGAGGAGATATACATGGAGCAGCCCGAAGGCTTTGAGGACGATCCCGTGAAATACGTTTGGCGGCTCGAGAAGGCActatacggcctcaagcaAGCAGCGCGAGCATTTTATTCTCGACTACGCGAAGTTCTCGAACAGATCGGGTTTACCCGATGCGACTCCGACCACGCCGTCTTTCATAGGCGAAATAAAAATAACATCGCATTTATTGTAGCTCACGTAGACGACATGCTATTAATCGGCAAACCTCGTACCTTTCTCGAGGAAATCAAGTCCGAAATGGCGAAAGTTTTCGAACTTGTCGATCTAGGAGAGCCGAAGATGTTCGTCGGAGTGTCGATTCATCGAGATCGCGATGCCGGAACCCTCAAAATATCGCAAGAACGATACATCGAAGAAGTCCTAAAAAGATTCGATATGAACGATTGTAAGCCGAGCGACACGCCTATGGCCGAATCGCCGAATCTACCGAAACTCGACTCACCGACTGTCGACCGAGCCCTATACCAGCGCGGCATTGGTTCGCTGATGTATGCTATGGTACAAACACGGCCCGACATCGCATATGCGACCGGCCTGTTGGCCCAGCACTCCGCAAACCCAGGGCACGAGCACCGGAATGCATTCAAGCGTACTCTGCGGTATTTAAAGGGCACAAAGGACCTCGGTATAGTTTACAAGAAGTCGAAAGGATCGGAACTCACCGGTTACGTCGATGCCGATTACGCAGGCGATCCGAACACCAGTCGATCGACTACCGGGTGGACTTTCATGATAGGCGGGGCGAGTATCGCATGGTCATCGAGAAAACAGCCGACGATCTCGCTATCGAGTACGGAGGCCGAATACGTTGCTGCCGCAAGTGCTACACGCGAGCTAATTTGGCTTCGCCAATTCTTATCAGAACTCGATTTACTCCCCGAAGGGCCGACAACTTTACTTACCGATAATCAATCGAGTATGGCTCTTGCGAAGAATCCGATCAATCACCAGAACACAAAGCATATCCGAATTAAACACCATTTTATTCGTGAGATGATCGAATTGAAGGAAGTCGACTTACAATACATCCCGACCAACGAGCAGGTGGCCGATATACTTACTAAGCCGCTCGGAAGAACCAAGTTCCCCGGCTTTGTTGCTGATATGGGCATGTCTTAA
- a CDS encoding tyrosinase: protein MKIATAFHLSALVAFVAAAEQAQTCSSLEVRREWRSFSRAERKAWIDSVNCLNKLPSNGKINPPIDTERLEFTYHIAPFNASGTYYDDLGLCGWEGSAIMKKPAQAASPLLPQPWRNSNLTAVSTFTPAEVQKLLAIADGNFTQFQGYLEATTGMHAAIHLRWEAGTEGSIYCPSGNPTFSASEPMFHLHHANVDRLWWLWQEKNSVNKYAFHGGSVQNRSSSDIYPNGQPPWLNKTDPVPSAGLWDVYTIEQTLDTRSWPWCYVYDQ from the exons ATGAAGATCGCTACTGCATTCCATCTTTCTGCCTTGGTTGCCTTTGTCGCCGCTGCTGAGCAGGCTCAGACATGCTCCTCGCTCGAAGTGCGCAGGGAATGGCGTTCGTTCAGCAGGGCAGAGCGCAAAGCCTGGATTGACTCAGTCAAT TGCCTCAACAAACTCCCCAGCAATGGCAAGATTAACCCTCCTATCGACACTGAGAGGCTTGAGTTCACCTACCAC ATTGCGCCATTCAACGCAAGTGGTACTTACTATGACGACCTGGGTTTATGC GGCTGGGAGGGTTCAGCGATAATGAAGAAG CCCGCACAAGCTGCGTCGCCACTACTACCTCAACCTTGGAGAAACTCCAACTTGACGGCTGTATCCACTTTCACGCCAGCAGAAGTTCAAAAGCTACTTGCCATAGCCGATGGTAACTTTACCCAGTTCCAAGGATATTTGGAAGCGACCACCGGTATGCATGCTGCCATTCATCTACGATGGGAGG CAGGAACCGAGGGCAGTATTTACTGTCCTTCCGGCAACCCTACGTTCTCTGCTAGCGAG CCAATGTTCCACTTGCATCACGCG AACGTAGACCGCCTGTGGTGGTTATGGCAAGAAAAGAACTCGGTCAACAAGTATGCGTTCCACGGTGGATCCGTTCAG AACCGATCGTCGTCTGACATCTACCCCAACGGCCAGCCCCCTTGGCTCAACAAGACCGACCCCGTCCCCAGCGCCG GATTGTGGGATGTATACACCATCGAGCAAACTTTGGATACTCGCAGCTGGCCATGGTGCTATGTCTACGACCAGTAA
- a CDS encoding fusaric acid resistance-like protein, producing MPRLILACRAVSFIGIWLIARAPETGQWDYNLTQLLFAFGVAGAASLVVSLIARIFTHPGGYAKDVLDVLEALKDLVQSSTSQTLFDNDKPASQTESLHTKSLDKALALHTSYAYSAYELRIGRVPIKAIKPLLITINRVREELAWGRVPALEGTETPLEIPCYLLNWTTPAGGARRRSLIAYLLYKRPLDVNSNDPLAARTAVTNARVVLKTSLDSVVHEINKACTLKRTERHHKELFRKSLHCAALLHISSELIRALTLAHGILTIHQTSRLHIFFLRPSWFWLGMSPRSVIEEEDSPGTVELRSAAGPDTSSSAEKSPFEDPHTTLLPTPTTAKSTPKWSLSTITHTPTILRARIQLSNWIWKARNSKHIQFAFKHALGIAILMIPALLPETSSGKQFYNSSYGVWAIISFVYVIEPNTALTWRVGIWRVFGTGIGALYAYITWQIAGTNPYGVVALITAAEIIITWFVRSSTPGVGIVASVTIPPVLFIPYLGVAEISMLHLTALRALQISIGIVAAILIDHIFFPKRPRAIFLSGMAKVIEDVRVLHSELSSRTHNNTPHGSPKSGVEVAQAQTCSAKLELRIRKLVMREKICLGQMEHELSLMPKPTESYRMVTGYVQRLVDLTSGLRRIRENVPHMAIDTVLVQRQRVDSCITLALYACEHAFRSRRALPQGLPSPRKALDVLNIELMDALQSQGRATDIGYAMAENEVIDEMVRTVEGLVKITRDLFGTRAWLNGVDNVHLGVGF from the exons ATGCCCCGCCTTATTCTGGCCTGTCGAGCAGTGAGCTTTATTGGTATTTGGCTGATAGCTCGTGCGCCTGAAACGGGTCAG TGGGACTATAATCTCACTCAGCTTCTCTTTGCATTCGGCGTCGCTGGTGCCGCCAGCCTTGTTGTTTCCCTGATCGCTCGGATTTTCACGCATCCTGGTGGATACGCCAAGGATGTCCTCGATGTCCTCGAGGCTCTCAAAGACTTAGTACAGTCTTCTACCTCCCAGACGCTCTTTGACAACGATAAACCGGCATCACAAACCGAGTCATTACACACCAAGAGTCTGGATAAGGCACTCGCCCTGCATACGTCATATGCTTACTCTGCATATGAACTACGAATTGGAAGAGTACCAATCAAGGCCATTAAGCCCCTGCTGATTACAATCAATCGGGTCAGAGAAGAGCTCGCGTGGGGAAGAGTACCGGCGCTGGAGGGCACAGAGAC TCCTTTGGAGATACCATGCTACTTGCTCAATTGGACGACCCCTGCCGGGGGTGCTCGTCGGCGATCATTGATAGCATATCTACTTTACAAGCGGCCGTTG GATGTCAACTCGAATGATCCGCTTGCTGCCCGAACAGCAGTTACGAATGCCCGCGTGGTATTAAAAACATCTCTGGATTCGGTCGTGCACGAAATCAATAAAGCGTGCACTTTGAAACGAACTGAGAGACATCATAAAGAGCTCTTTCGAAAAAGCTTACACTGTGCTGCACTTCTACAT ATTTCTTCGGAACTCATTCGTGCTCTGACATTGGCACATGGGATCCTTACAATTCACCAGACATCTCGACTGCATATCTTCTTCCTGCGTCCGTCCTGGTTCTGGCTCGGCATGTCTCCCAGATCCGTCATCGAAGAAGAAGACTCTCCTGGTACTGTCGAGCTTAGATCCGCAGCTGGCCCTGATACTAGCTCCAGCGCGGAGAAGTCGCCGTTCGAAGACCCTCATACAACCTTGCTTCCTACCCCTACAACGGCCAAATCGACCCCAAAATGGTCGCTATCAACAATCACGCACACACCTACTATCCTCCGGGCTCGAATACAGTTATCAAATTGGATATGGAAGGCAAGAAACTCGAAGCACATCCAATTCGCATTCAAGCACGCGCTAGGCATTGCAATCTTGATGATTCCCGCTCTGCTTCCTGAGACTTCTAGTG GAAAGCAATTCTATAACTCTAGCTATGGTGTTTGGGCTATCATCTCGTTTGTTTATGTGATAGAGCCAAATACGGCTTTGACATGGAGGGTCGGCATATGGAGAGTG TTCGGAACTGGCATTGGAGCACTTTATGCGTATATT ACTTGGCAGATTGCGGGTACCAATCCATATGGAGTCGTCGCGCTTATAACC GCCGCAGAAATCATCATAACTTGGTTTGTCAGATCGTCTACTCCCGGTGTAGGAATTGTTGC ATCCGTTACAATTCCACCTGTATTATTCATTCCCTATCTTGGAGTTGCTGAAATCTCCATGCTCC ACCTCACCGCATTACGCGCTCTCCAGATTTCGATTGGAATAGTCGCTGCCATCCTTATTGATCATATATTCTTTCCTAAACGTCCTCGAGCCATATTCCTTAGTGGGATGGCCAAGGTGATCGAAGATGTCAGAGTCCTCCACAGTGAACTGAGCAG TCGAACACACAATAATACCCCTCACGGATCACCCAAGTCTGGGGTTGAAGTTGCGCAAGCTCAGACTTGTAGTGCCAAACTTGAACTAAGGATACGG AAACTCGTCATGCGAGAGAAGATCTGTCTTGGTCAAATGGAACATGAGCTTAGCTTGATGCCA AAACCGACCGAATCGTATCGAATGGTCACTGGCTATGTACAACGGCTGGTGGACCTAACATCAGGTCTAAGACGTATCCGCGAAAACGTACCTCACATGGCGATCGACACTGTTCTGGTACAGAGACAACGAGTT GATTCGTGCATCACTCTTGCACTATACGCTTGCGAACACGCGTTCCGATCCAGACGAGCATTGCCCCAAGGCCTACCGTCACCACGCAAGGCACTTGATGTGCTAAACATCGAGCTGATGGATGCACTCCAGTCTCAGGGGCGAGCGACAGATATTGGGTATGCGATGGCTGAGAACGAAGTGATTGATGAGATGGTACGCACGGTCGAAGGACTGGTCAAAATCACCCGAGATTTATTCGGGACGCGAGCCTGGCTTAATGGAGTTGACAATGTCCATTTGGGAGTTGGGTTTTGA
- a CDS encoding autophagy protein APG9: MSAYVDEDEPSASLYVSRAPNSMRSSQSGRPFLSMLNPMGRSYAGYAHPGVVEEEDEEEIDLVQHPGQPSHLTRRDSVDDDEVPTSLMIETSKPKQLSFEVNQPPRPSDLIQPSLPQPAVAPPKPMRGMDNYERALWNWFNVYNLDAFLQEGKGIYCIALSKGLNLLTVGFVIGFSTFLLGCVDYSKIRHTGTTQLSDVVISRSWHRFSGFTWLFFMLFGAFYIYQILQFIFSMQRLFELYQFYTHLLGVPDSDVQTISWPEVVRRIGLIREHNPITSLSSQTDGANPTTAKLDAHDIANRIMRQENYLIALFDRELLDLRVPLPKLLERLFPPNEQKQNLTRALEWNLRACLLGHLFDHRGTVRGVFLKEKNKHGLAAELRRRMIFFGAINFIFAPLIVTYLLMHSFFRYFEEYHKNPSSAGARQYTPYAKWTFREYNELPHIFARRLDNSYPMASEYMDQFPKEKMTIIARFVSFISGSFAAVLILASVIDPDIFLHFEITPGRTVVFYILVHTEFGLLFDTKVTIFLNELISVMVTPFILWYSLPQHAEKIIDFFRESTWHVEGLGYVCNSAVFDLGRHGRPFEHEPEEPEPRKVGKGKLRERETKMEQSLLNFKAANPEWNPSDQTGSLYLSRNADMAHPSSRAGHNLRQARSRSRFRQHLHPTSHTQPRASSPTIIHRDRAGATATENFGAEVQMPEAKLAERAAVYERALQHSVKLRSSTTSAPRRASEPTPEPMNKDPDSQRLDIGSALGESYDDAQPIFGEPQGRAEDPIDEEFVDGGFMGLLGNIYEQRKGVL, encoded by the exons ATGTCGGCATATGTGGACGAAGATGAACCATCGGCGTCTCTCTATGTATCCCGCGCTCCGAACTCGATGAGATCGAGCCAATCTGGCCGCCCCTTTCTATCTATGCTCAATCCCATGGGACGGAGCTATGCTGGCTATGCCCATCCTGGAGTAGTcgaagaggaagacgaggaagaaatAGATCTTGTCCAACACCCTGGTCAGCCTAGTCATCTGACGAGACGGGACTCTGTGGATGACGACGAGGTCCCAACAAGTCTCATGATTGAAACTTCCAAGCCCAAGCAGCTTTCATTCGAGGTTAACCAACCACCTCGTCCCTCAGATCTCATCCAGCCTTCATTACCTCAGCCTGCGGTTGCACCTCCTAAACCAATGAGAGGAATGGATAACTACGAGCGTGCCTTATGGAACTGGTTTAATGTATATAATCTGGACGCGTTTCTCCAGGAG GGAAAGGGAATCTATTGCATTGCCCTATCCAAAGGGCTTAACTTACT CACAGTTGGGTTTGTGATTGGTTTCTCCACGTTTCTTCTAGGTTGTGTCGACTACTCGAAAATTCGACACACCGGGACTACCCAACTATCAGACGTTGTCATTTCTCGTT CATGGCACAGGTTCTCAGGATTCACATGGCTgttctttatgctatttggAGCTTTCTACATTTATCAGATTCTTCAATTCATCTTTAGCATGCAACGCCTATTTGAGCTATACCAATTCTATACTCACCTCTTGGGGGTGCCTGAT TCTGATGTGCAAACGATATCCTGGCCCGAAGTCGTTCGTCGCATTGGTCTTATTCGAGAGCACAACCCTATTACCTCACTCTCATCCCAAACCGACGGCGCTAACCCTACTACCGCCAAACTCGACGCACACGATATTGCTAACCGTATAATGCGACAAGAAAACTATCTCATCGCATTATTTGACCGCGAGCTCCTTGATCTACGTGTCCCCTTGCCCAAATTACTGGAGAGACTTTTCCCGCCGAATGAACAGAAACAGAATCTCACACGGGCGCTAGAATGGAACTTGCGTGCATGCTTACTAGGGCATTTATTCGATCATCGGGGCACAGTCAGGGGTGTGTTCTTGAAGGAGAAGAATAAACATGGATTAGCTGCCGAGTTAAGGAGACGAATGATATTCTTTGGGGCGATCAACTTTATATTTGCACCGCTGATCGTGACGTACCTTCTTATGCACAGCTTTTTCCGGTATTTTGAA GAGTACCACAAGAACCCGTCTTCGGCTGGAGCTCGACAATACACACCTTATGCTAAGTGGACATTCAGGGAATACAATGAGCTTCCACACATTTTTGCTCGGCGGCTGGACAACTCGTACCCTATGGCTAGCGAGTACATGGATCAATTCCCAAAGGAAAAGATGACAATTATCGCTCG ATTTGTATCGTTTATTTCGGGATCTTTCGCCGCCGTATTGATTCTGGCGTCGGTTATTGATCCCGACATCTTTCTACATTTCGAGATTACTCCTGGCCGAACTGTAGTATTTTATATACTG GTACACACCGAATTTGGTCTCTTGTTCGACACTAAAGTTACCATCTTTCTCAACGAGCTGATCTCTGTCATGGTCACTCCATTTATCCTTTGGTACAGCCTTCCTCAACATGCTGAAAAGATCATCGACTTTTTCCGGGAATCCACCTGGCATGTGGAAGGTCTGGGTTACGTATGCAACTCTGCGGTGTTTGACCTGGGGAGACACGGTCGGCCA TTTGAGCATGAACCCGAGGAACCCGAGCCCAGGAAAGTTGGAAAAGGTAAATTACGAGAGAGGGAAACCAAGATGGAGCAGTCCCTTCTTAATTTCAAG GCAGCAAACCCTGAATGGAACCCATCAGACCAAACTGGCTCTTTGTACCTATCTCGAAACGCAGACATGGCGCATCCTTCTTCTCGTGCTGGCCACAACCTCCGCCAAGCCCGTTCACGCAGTCGGTTCAGACAACACTTGCATCCAACCAGCCACACCCAACCACGCGCGAGCAGCCCAACAATCATCCACCGTGACCGTGCAGGGGCAACGGCGACCGAAAACTTCGGCGCCGAGGTTCAGATGCCCGAGGCCAAACTCGCAGAGCGAGCCGCAGTCTACGAACGCGCGTTGCAACACAGCGTGAAGCTTCGGAGCAGTACGACTTCGGCACCAAGACGGGCGTCGGAACCCACCCCCGAACCTATGAACAAAGACCCAGATTCTCAAAGGTTGGATATCGGGAGTGCGCTGGGCGAGTCGTACGATGATGCGCAGCCGATATTCGGGGAGCCTCAGGGACGAGCCGAGGATCCTATCGATGAAGAATTCGTGGATGGTGGATTCATGGGCTTGCTTGGGAACATATACGAGCAGCGGAAAGGAGTTTTGTGA